The following coding sequences are from one Sesamum indicum cultivar Zhongzhi No. 13 linkage group LG11, S_indicum_v1.0, whole genome shotgun sequence window:
- the LOC110012823 gene encoding probably inactive leucine-rich repeat receptor-like protein kinase At2g25790 encodes MNLEVPIDVSLMRRLVTLDLSDNALEIENPNLKMLLQNLTGLRELYLDGVQMSSAVLNFFANFSHLTTLSLSGCDLRGSFPDMIFQLPTLENLDLSYNQLLTGSIPQFHRNASLRTMLLLSTNFSGPLPNSIGNLSMLSEIDMRNCSFTGPIPSTISTLTGLTYVDLSENFFTGSIPSFYMSKNLQLVDLSDNSLSGSIPKSLFGLPSLQILRLSNNQLSGRVYEFSTLHFPHIVALDLSRNKLEGQIPKSFFTLERLETLKLSYNFFNGTVQLGKLQRLHNLVELDLSYNNLSIDTSITNTNLSRFPQLFSLSLASCNLHNFPDLTNQHSLELLNLSNNRIIGEVPNWIWEIGNGTLVDLDLSSNLLVSLQKPYHFPTY; translated from the exons ATGAATTTGGAG GTTCCAATTGATGTTTCACTAATGAGGAGATTGGTCACTCTCGATCTCTCAGATAACGCTCTAGAAATTGAGAATCCGAATTTGAAGATGCTTCTTCAGAATCTAACCGGGCTAAGAGAGCTTTATCTCGATGGCGTGCAGATGTCGTCAGCAGTTCTTAATTTCTTCGCTAACTTCTCACATCTGACTACCTTGTCTCTCAGTGGATGTGATTTAAGAGGCTCATTCCCTGATATGATCTTCCAATTACCTACCCTAGAGAATCTTGATTTATCCTACAATCAGTTACTCACTGGCTCCATACCACAATTTCATCGAAATGCATCTCTTAGGACTATGTTGCTTCTATCTACTAACTTCTCAGGCCCATTACCAAATTCTATTGGTAATCTTAGCATGTTATCCGAGATAGATATGCGCAACTGCAGCTTCACTGGACCTATTCCATCCACGATTTCTACCCTAACTGGGCTAACTTATGTGGACTTATCCGAGAACTTCTTCACCGGTTCAATCCCATCATTTTACATGTCCAAGAACCTTCAACTAGTAGACCTTAGTGATAATTCACTTAGTGGGAGCATCCCCAAGTCTCTCTTTGGTCTTCCTTCACTACAAATACTTAGACTTTCCAACAACCAGTTAAGTGGTCGAGTCtatgaattttcaactttacatTTTCCTCACATAGTTGCGCTAGATTTAAGCCGTAATAAACTGGAAGGGCAAATTCCCAAGTCATTTTTCACACTAGAAAGGCTTGAAACTCTTAAACTTTCTTACAACTTCTTCAATGGCACAGTTCAATTAGGAAAGTTGCAAAGGCTACATAATCTTGTGGAGCTAGACCTTTCGTACAACAATTTATCTATTGACACAAGCATCACTAATACAAATTTGTCGAGGTTTCCCCAGCTATTCTCGTTATCCCTAGCTTCTTGCAACCTACATAATTTTCCTGATCTTACAAACCAACACAGTCTGGAGTTATTGAACCTCTCAAACAACCGGATAATTGGGGAAGTACCTAATTGGATTTGGGAAATTGGAAATGGAACACTTGTCGATTTGGATCTTTCTTCGAATCTGTTGGTTAGTCTGCAGAAGCCATACCACTTTCCTA
- the LOC105173261 gene encoding uncharacterized protein LOC105173261 — protein sequence MSLEHGNLDRVYVASLLLGHVKCNPSYGIKHVIQTVKDHTGYDIAYQKAWYSLKMAREMVYGTWESSVQKLPKYLGALQKYNPETIVEWQHKAHDTSTGAYVIGYVFWAFKSCIEGFKHCRNLISVLPLAFAIVDEESLLSWKWFLRQLSRHIIRGQWGICLISDRHAGITRAVRECPDFVPPNGVHRYCLRYVCSNFNSKYKNIVLKDLCWRVGSEYQIRKFNRIMEEIKSQSLEAFQWLDRIDKEKWTASHDGGWRCGILTTDMSECRVLKGARRLPLTAIAEMTFQRSVHYFRERLARSTVMLTNNQLWTDFAYKMFTRWHQNSIEHTVTKYHQFQQSASVVTRRHGGHGVNTHVVKIANRECSCGKWSQFGIPCSHAQKVCAAFMINAASMVKDYYNIMTYKNTYSKSFEPVHFKDYWDVPRFELVHDPTIRISSRPG from the exons atgtCCCTCGAACACGGTAATTTAGATAGAGTATATGTTGCTTCTTTATTGTTAGGACATGTAAAATGCAACCCATCGTACGGAATCAAGCATGTCATCCAGACTGTGAAAGACCATACCGGATACGATATAGCATATCAAAAGGCATGGTACAGTTTGAAAATGGCACGCGAGATGGTTTATGGCACATGGGAGAGCTCCGTTCAAAAGCTACCCAAATACTTGGGAgctctccaaaaatataatccagAAACGATTGTTGAATGGCAACATAAAGCCCACGACACATCAACCGGTGCATATGTGATAGGGTACGTATTCTGGGCGTTCAAGTCGTGTATTGAAGGGTTCAAACACTGTCGCAACCTTATCAGT GTACTTCCTCTTGCTTTTGCAATTGTCGATGAAGAATCACTTTTATCTTGGAAGTGGTTTCTTAGACAATTGAGCAGACACATTATACGAGGGCAATGGGGTATCTGCCTTATTTCTGACCGCCATGCTGGTATCACAAGAGCTGTACGTGAATGTCCGGATTTCGTGCCACCTAACGGCGTGCACCGATATTGCTTGCGGTATGTGTGTTCCAATTTCAacagtaaatacaaaaatattgtgttgAAGGATCTTTGTTGGAGAGTTGGCTCTGAATATCagatcagaaaattcaatcgcaTAATGGAGGAGATAAAGAGCCAGTCCCTCGAGGCGTTTCAGTGGTTAGATAGGATCGACAAGGAAAAATGGACAGCATCACATGACGGTGGATGGCGATGCGGAATTCTGACGACAGATATGTCGGAATGCAGAGTATTGAAAGGGGCTCGCCGCCTACCGTTGACAGCAATTGCTGAGATGACGTTTCAGCGAAGTGTCCATTATTTCCGTGAGAGGTTAGCAAGAAGTACTGTAATGTTGACTAACAACCAACTGTGGACGGATTTTGCATATAAGATGTTCACACGTTGGCATCAAAATTCTATTGAACATACCGTCACCAAATACCATCAGTTCCAACAGTCCGCCTCGGTTGTTACAAGACGTCACGGTGGACATGGAGTCAACacccatgttgtcaaaattgcgaACCGAGAATGTTCTTGCGGCAAATGGAGTCAATTTGGTATACCTTGCAGTCACGCTCAAAAGGTATGCGCTGCATTCATGATTAATGCTGCATCAATGGTGAAggattattacaatataatgacttataagaatacatattcTAAGTCATTTGAACCTGTACATTTCAAAGATTATTGGGATGTACCGAGATTTGAGTTGGTCCACGATCCTACTATTCGCATCTCTTCGCGCCCTGGTTGA
- the LOC105173172 gene encoding UPF0187 protein At3g61320, chloroplastic, translated as MTNPNHPSAKLSPSSSCSSHFTPRTLFKFHHSPSAFPSKNPHKLTSKFLCSCQPSKNPNSDSNQDSNSSSNSTLLSILLADWADGIKERGMKQKRFLYDHEHWVQHRSSARHVRHFLSSLSSRVILSLVPPVIVFTSVAVIIATYNSAVSMHWLPEFFPVLRASSLPYQLTAPALALLLVFRTEASYSRFEEGKKAWTKVIAGTNDFAGQVIASVESPSDAMLKKAILQYIMAFPVALKCHIINGSDIAKDLKTLLEVDDLAVVLSSKHRPRCIIEFISQSLQLLDLEATKRHTLESKLCCFHEGIGVCEQLMGIPIPLSYTRLTSRFLVLWHFTLPIILWDDCHWIVVPATFISAASLFCIEEVGVLIEEPFPMLALDELCHRVQINIEDILRNEKLIQARVNTKRTSRHKKHSPNGWPAASSEDRQPG; from the exons ATGACAAACCCCAATCACCCCTCTGCAAAACTATCTCCATCTTCCTCTTGTTCTTCTCATTTCACCCCAAGAACCCTCTTCAAGTTTCACCATTCTCCCTCTGCCTTTCCCTCCAAGAACCCCCACAAACTCACCTCCAAATTCCTCTGTTCATGCCAACCCTCAAAGAATCCGAACTCTGATTCAAATCAAGattcaaattcaagttcaAATTCGACCCTTTTGTCGATTCTCCTAGCTGATTGGGCTGACGGCATAAAAGAGAGAGGCATGAAGCAGAAAAGATTCTTGTATGACCATGAACATTGGGTTCAGCACAGGAGCTCTGCAAGACATGTGAGGCATTTCTTATCGAGCTTAAGTTCCCGGGTGATTTTGTCGTTGGTGCCACCGGTGATTGTGTTTACGTCTGTGGCAGTGATCATTGCTACTTATAATTCAGCGGTTTCTATGCATTGGCTACCGGAGTTTTTCCCTGTCTTGAGAGCCTCTTCTCTGCCGTATCAGCTGACGGCCCCTGCTCTGGCGCTGCTGCTGGTCTTTAGGACAGAGGCTTCATATTCAAGGTTTGAGGAAGGAAAGAAGGCTTGGACTAAAGTTATTGCAGGGACTAATGACTTTGCTGGGCAGGTGATTGCAAGTGTGGAGAGCCCGAGCGATGCCATGCTTAAAAAGGCGATTTTGCAGTATATTATGGCATTCCCAGTTGCTCTGAAG TGTCACATCATTAACGGGTCAGATATTGCAAAAGATCTCAAGACTTTACTCGAGGTCGATGATCTAGCAGTAGTTCTCAGTTCAAAACACCGTCCCCGTTGCATCATTGAGTTCATCTCTCAAAGCCTGCAGTTGCTTGACTTGGAGGCCACAAAGCGCCATACGCTG GAATCGAAACTTTGTTGTTTTCATGAGGGAATTGGGGTGTGTGAACAGCTCATGGGCATACCTATCCCTCTCTCGTACACTCGATTGACCTCAAGGTTTCTTGTCCTTTGGCATTTTACTCTTCCAATCATACTTTGGGACGACTGTCACTGGATTGTTGTGCCTGCTACTTTTATCAGCGCCGCATCTTTATTCTGCATTGAGGAG GTGGGAGTTCTAATTGAAGAACCCTTCCCAATGCTTGCTCTTGACGAGCTGTGCCACCGGGTTCAGATCAACATCGAGGACATTCTGAGAAACGAGAAGTTGATTCAGGCTCGTGTAAATACCAAAAGAACGAGTCGCCATAAGAAGCACTCCCCCAACGGCTGGCCAGCAGCCTCTTCGGAAGATAGACAACCTGGTTGA
- the LOC105173173 gene encoding uncharacterized protein LOC105173173: MDPRTDKLVRRTTMVATVTASYFLLTADYGTEPNFLDPIKNAILSAQRSVKEFVFGPRNETPQSEINKLPPSAAEKQP, encoded by the exons atgGACCCAAGAACTGACAAGCTGGTGAGGAGGACAACAATGGTCGCCACTGTAACTGcttcttattttctcctcACTGCTGACTATGGAACTGAACCCAATTTTCTTGACCCC ATAAAAAATGCCATATTATCAGCTCAACGGTCGGTGAAAGAATTCGTTTTTGGACCAAGAAATGAAACTCCACAAAGTGAGATCAACAAACTACCTCCCAGTGCTGCAGAGAAACAGCCATAG
- the LOC105173174 gene encoding AT-hook motif nuclear-localized protein 9: MDQREAMTLPGSASYYLHRGTAESIMALQGSPSMNTFSDPTAHFPPNAVGSLAGPTLHLDTSSRMSPHGISLGPPPAISIGPPPAMLQGEPVRRKRGRPRKYGRDGAVSLALSPSTSSPVPLMRPTQKRRGRPPGTGRKQELVSLGGPFFNPGARMMPHLINVAAGEDVRRRILSFSQGHHAVVILSGIGTISAVTVRSNSGGTITYEGRHDILNLSGYYANNDLNAAQAPTGRLNLILAGPEASAIGGTVEGAMIAATDVQVVVVALFPRSSKTKNNAGESPEPSADHENVGNLVASANA; encoded by the exons ATGGATCAAAGAGAGGCCATGACGCTACCAGGCTCAGCTTCCTATTATCTGCACCGAGGAACAGCTGAGTCTATCATGGCTTTACAAGGTTCACCAAGCATGAATACGTTTTCTGATCCTACTGCACACTTTCCACCCAACGCTGTGGGAAGTTTAGCCGGACCAACATTACATTTGGATACTTCATCAAGAATGTCGCCTCATGGCATTAGTTTAGGCCCCCCTCCAGCAATTAGTATAGGTCCACCTCCGGCTATGCTGCAAGGTGAACCTGTGCGCAGAAAACGGGGAAGGCCACGGAAATATGGACGAGATGGTGCAGTTTCATTGGCATTGTCGCCCTCCACATCTAGTCCTGTGCCACTGATGAGGCCCACTCAGAAGCGGAGGGGAAGGCCACCAGGGACTGGTCGAAAACAAGAACTGGTTTCGCTTG GTGGACCGTTCTTTAATCCAGGTGCAAGAATGATGCCTCATCTCATCAATGTTGCTGCTGGTGAA GACGTCAGAAGAAGGATACTGTCATTTTCACAAGGCCATCATGCTGTAGTTATCTTATCTGGCATTGGCACCATCTCAGCTGTAACTGTTAGATCTAATTCTGGTGGGACCATCACCTATGAG GGGCGCCatgatattttgaatttatctgGTTATTATGCAAACAATGATTTGAATGCTGCTCAAGCCCCAACTGGTCGTCTAAATCTTATTCTCGCTGGTCCTGAAGCAAGCGCGATAGGTGGCACAGTCGAGGGTGCTATGATTGCTGCTACTGATGTTCAG GTAGTGGTGGTCGCCTTGTTTCCACGCTCCTCGAAGACAAAGAACAATGCTGGGGAAAGCCCAGAGCCTTCAGCAGATCATGAAAATGTCGGCAATTTAGTTGCTTCGGCTAATGCTTAG